The stretch of DNA TACGTAATGTTATAAAGTTTAAAACGAGATGAAGGGAGCAACTAGTTGAAAAACGCACCTTCGGAAGCTTCCAAACGACCACTCGGACTTGGCGCACTCTCAGCCGCCGCTACATGTCACGCTCTGGCAGCTCCCTTTAGAATTTTTTTATTTGTTCGTATGCGTTTTCAGCTTTTCAGACGTTTTTTTCTGGGGGTTTTCGTCTTTTTTGTTTTTTCAtcggtctttcttagcttttgAATGAAACAAAATTTAAATTCTTTTTCTTGcgaaaaacatgttttttttcttCCGCAAGAGGCACGACCATGCCTCTCTGAAACGGGAAAACAcatttctttttttcctttcgcgagaagtatggccgtgcctctcggagACGAGAAAAACACGTTCTTTCCTTCCGTGAGAGATATGGATTTGCTTTCATTAGGGGTACGATCATGCCTCTTGAAAacgaaaaaatgtgttttttttgttttccttcGGCTAGTCACGGAATTTGATTCCGCAAGAGACACAACTATGGGCAGTTCTTTTCGGCGATTCTCCCAGAATCGCCCCCCTCCCCAGCTTCTTCCAGAATCGTCACTCCATATATTTTTTACAATCCTACCTAGTTAAGGTCTAATTAGCTAGGATTGTAAAAAACATATGAAGTGGCGATTCTGGGAGAAGCTGGGGAGGGGGGCGATTCTGGTAGAATcgcccaaaagaactggccctatgCCTCTTTTGCAAAGGTAAAGAAACGTGTTCGCGCTTCGTGTTTTTCCAGTTTTTTcgtgaaaaaagttcatcaaaacctATGAACATGAGATCTAATTTTCAAAACCTCGACACGAGGAATCCATGGTGAAAATAGTTTGAGATTTGGACCGCGGTTTaaaagataaaacgttttgaataaataAATCTATGAAAAAAAGAACTCACATGTTacaacaagtggcgcacatgcagtgtgtcacttgtcgcaacctgagaAGGTGGGAGTAATCTTTGAAAGAGGTACTCCTCAATTAGTGATTTTGCGAGATGAAGCAAAGAAATAAAAAGGACGTTTGGTTCTAAATGGGCCTACTTCTAGCCCATGACCACCAATTCCCTCTCCTGCGAGACAAAACCGTAGTGACGCCATGTTATATGAACTAGACGATGCCCCCGCGCATTGCTGCCGGAACCATGTTAAAACAAACGCATCAAATAAGTGCTAAAAAGCAACTCAAACTAATTAAAATACAAATGTGAAAATGCTCTTAGTTTATGTTTTAAAAACAATTAAACATACAAAGCATGTGATAAAATGTGTATAAAAAGAGAAAACATTTTAAATTGACCATCTTTTAATAAAAATATGGAACGCAAACTATATACTTTTGCTCCAAGCATCCAACACATACATCGTTCATGTCCACatacaaaaaaatgaaaaataataATTATGACTGCCATGCATGACCTGATTCCCCTAGAAAAATACATGCATGATTTAATGAGGTGGTATGGTTTGCATGGATTAATGGATAGATTAATGCAAGAAGTATAACCCACGAGTGCATGCATGACTTCTAATGTCACACGATTTTGATCGGGTGGTTACAAATAATTAAGGTAATGTGGAAGCACGCATGTTTAGAGAAATCTAGTAGTGGGGGCTAACTACTtagatatactccctccattccaaattaGTTGACTTGGATTTAtttagatacggatgtatctaaaactaaaacatgtctagatatatctgtatctagacaaatttGAGTCAACTAATTTGGAATGGAGGAAATAGTAGATATCTATTCACCTTGCGTGCCATTGTTGCCGCCCGTACATTCCACCCAGCACAACCGGCACAccactccaccgccgccgcccgcataGCCCAACACAACCGCCACACCACTCTACCGCTGCTGAGGAGGAAGAGGAGCGTCAAGCAAAGAGGAAGACCATTATGACGTCGGAGACGATGAAGATCCTGGAGGAGGACAACGTGAAGGTGTCGACGAAGATGATCATGGTGACGGGGCCGCTTGGAATGCTGACCCGCAACTTCAAGCACTTACAAATGGGGAAGATTGAAATTCAACTGTTGAAGTAGCTCCAAATATCAGGAGAGAAACAACTCACCGAATAGCCGCATTAGTAAACTTGTGCTACGACGGAGATCGGCAATCCCGCCAAGTATCTAGGCAGACAGACATTAACACATGCATCTTGGTCGCATTAACATAACAGTAGACCAAGACGACCTTGGTGATATTAACATATATTctgtagaagaagaagaagaagaaaaagaagaagagtAACTGATGTTGGGCCAGGGCCAGCGCAGATTGATTCACACACATGTTGTCAGGTGTCGTAACTGGGATCAAGAATAAAAGAGGAGTACTGGGCCAAACCAGGGCCACCCAAACCAGGGCCACAGCCCACAGCCCACAGCCCACAGAGAGAAAACCCTAGCGACGCCAGCTATAAAACATCTCACCTTGCCagacgcgccgccgccgccgccgtccgcacAGCACAGCCCAGCACCGCCGCCGCACCACCgtcagaggaggaggaggaagaagcagCGTCGGCCGAAGATGAAGACGATCTTGGCGTCGGAGACGATGGAGATCCCGGAGGAGGTGACGgtgaaggtgtcggcgaagatgATCTCGGTGACGGGGCCGCGGGGGACGCTGACCCGCAACTTCAAGCACCTCAACCTCGACTTCCAGCTGCAGGAGGGCGGGCGGAAGCTCAAGGTGGACGCCTGGTTCGGCACCCGCAAGACCATGGCCGCCATCCGCACCGCCATCTCCCACGTCCAGAACCTCATCACCGGCGTCACCAAGGGCTTCCGCTACAAGATGCGCTTCGTCTACGCTCACTTCCCCATCAACGCCTCCATCACCGCCGCCAACCGCGGCATCGAGATCAGGAACTTCCTCGGCGAGAAGAAGGTATCTTTTTTTCTTGACCAAACAATTAGATCTGTAAGCTAGCTAATTGCCTGATAGTGTAGTGTTCCATTCAACAGATGCCTGGTTTATTAGTGATTGGTGATGAATTGTGAGTTATTTCTGGGCAGTAAAATCTCTGTTCATATATCATTCTGTGTATGTGATCTGTGTATCTTTTTACCTACCATGACACTGGTGTAGCTTGGGGAACTCTGCTTAGAAATGATTGGCTGTTGTGAGTTCTTAGGGTCTTAAAATGCCCTGCTTATGCTAATGCAATCTGTTCACAGCGGGTTGGGATCACAGATGTTTGAGACTGATGCAGTGATCACAAACTTACTTGAGATGTTTGATCACTCCATGCTGGTATTCCTAGAACAGGGGTCTCTAGCACTACTGTTGTAGTGGTGCCATTTTCCATATCGTAATTGGGCTCATAGTGCTGTTATGTTCAGCTGATCTGATTCTGGTATACTCTAGAATCAATTGCCGCTTTTGGCATCGTGTGTTTGTGATGTCCTGTATAGCTTTATCTGTTTTGACGCTTTTGTGCCTGTTGCTTGAGCCATGTTTAAAATGTACCGAGATCCCCCCTTTTGTTGAACAGGTAAGGAAAGTTGACATGCTTGATGGTGTGACGATCCTGCGGTCTGAGAAGGTCAAGGATGAGATTGTCCTGGATGGCAACGACATCGAGCTCGTCTCTCGCTCTGCTGCCCTGATCAACCAGGTTAGAGCCCTTGCCTATGCTCATACTGAAAACTCGCATCATAAGTTGCGTCATTTTACCTGTTAGGCCTATCTCTGAATGAGATTGTATGGTACTGCCAGAATTTTCTGTATCACAATTAGTTGTAGTCATGTAGGTGTTGTAGCATACCGTGGAACGATTGTATGTTCCACTCGAACGCACTCTTTGAGTGTTGATGCATCTTTTCTAGTTTAGGCGTGACAAGTGCATAGCCTAACCTAACCTGGAAGATGAGCTATAGAATAGAAGAATATCCATGTATTGTTGGTACACGACAAATGCATAACATTTACTGGCGTTGCACTGGCAGCATGTGGTTCCCTATATTGATCAAATGCATAACATTTACTGGCGTTGCACTGGCAGCATGTGGTTCCCTATATTGATCCTACACCACCGATCATCCCCATCCTGACCAACCATTGTTTCGTTTTCCTTAACCAGAAATGCCACGTGAAGAACAAGGACATCAGGAAGTTCCTGGACGGAATCTACGTCAGCGACAAGGGCGCCATCAAGGAAGAGTAGTGTTGTCGCGACCTATCCTTCCGCAGCCCCTTTGTAGCTGGTAGCAGAAACTGTCCTAGAGTTCTTGGAGCTTGTCGAAACCAAGATCAGAAGCtgtctcttcttctttttttttggCTCGAGTGAATCAACAAAAGTTTGCTGTAGTTTTGTACCGGATCAATTTATCAGGGATGCCATGTAACTGGAGCTTGGAGATGCTGTCTTTACCTGCCTATAAGACCTCTTGTTATCTATGCTGGTTCTGCTTGACTTCATGCTGTCTGCTTTGCCTGTCACTGGCTCCTGGTTCTGTTTTTGTGGAATTCTTCCCTGAGATTTTCATAAGGATAATCAGTAGGTTGGTGTCTATTATCTGTGCTTGTGGGCCCTGTAGTTTTATTTCAAGGAATTGTGGGCCGTATAGTTGGGCTGTATGGGCTGGTGCGAGGTCAGGTGAGTGTTTTCCAGCCAAGAATGAAGAGCAGAGCATGGTCCGTGCTTTGGTGAAACCAGCCAGTCTCCAGCGGGCGGGTGATGACCTGTAGCGTCAGTCGCCGCCGTTGTCCCTGCCCAGCCGGGGAATTTTGACTCATCGGAGTGTTTTGCAGCCGGAGAATTTGACTCATCGGAGTGTTTTGCAGGCCGGGGAATTTGACTCATCGGAGTGTCAGTCGCCGTCGTCCCTCCCTGGAACCAAAGGGCATTTCCCCTAGGCGTGTAAGCTTAAACTATATGGGCGCACTGATTCCTGTGGCAAAACTGAGCAATAGGAACCACCTTCATAAACCAACCAGTATCTTCTCAATGTGAAATTGTGTACATGGAAGACCTATTTACAGTTAAATTTTCTCGTTCAGTGAGCTATGAATATGATAGTATCTTATCTTTCTTTGTCAACTACAACTACAGCGCCACATCATGGACAGTGGGTGAAGCACACATTGTATAATTCAACTATTGTCAGTGATCCACAAAGTTAACGATAAGGAGGGCCCCATGTCATTGTCATGTCATCCTTGAAATCGAAGTTGGTCAATTTTACCGGCGCGTGGCGCTTTCCATTTCCAATAATAGCAGCAATACTGTTTTTTTGTTTTGGAGGTTATCTGGCCCTTTCATTTTCAACGATAGATTAAAGTTGACTGAATCAACTAGTGTTTTTTAGGTCGGCAGACGAAATGCCTATATAAGGCTCATGCTTGGAGACCAAAGTGTATAAGCTGCCTCTGTTCTCCAACCAAAGCGCACGACGTTCTTCCTCATACAAGAGGAAGAGGTGCACAGGCACTGTGAGTTTGCATACTCAGGTACTGTACCATTTATTTGCTGAAGCATTTCTGTAAAGGGGAGGAGAAATGTATTGTTTGCTGTGAAAATCGGATGACATGCTCACACTGTTTAATTTTAGATCCCTGCCTATAGCTGTTGCCCAAATGCCAAAAGCTAGCTGATGGAATGATGGCAGCCTAGCTTAAGGCTGATGGAATGATCCCTGCCTATATTCTCCATCGGCAGTAGGTGTTTGTAATTGTAAGTAGTCTTTTATGAGGATTTTATTTTTGTGTGTGTGCATTAGCAAGCTCCTTAAATATACCTGCGTGCAAGAATTTTAAAGAAACCGTCCGATTTGTCAGGTATCATATGCTGAATTTACACGATGCTGTTTTCTCGCAGTCACTTCGCCTTGCACTCCCTCctttcctaaatataagtcttttttagAGATTCTAATATAGACTACAGagggagcaaaatgagtgaatctacactctaaaatatgtctatatacatacGTATGTAGTCCAAATTGAAATCCCTAAAAAGACATATAGGTAGTATTTTTTTAGCATCATATTAATTCATGAATAACCAGCATATATGTGATAGGAAAACAACTGATTAAGTCTTATGAAATTGCAGGAGTTTGAAGAAATATTGCTACTCAGACTGGCAGACAATAGTTATAGTACTTGCTGAAGGAACTTTGAGCATATTCAGATTCCACAAAGAAGGAAACTCTCAAGTGCAACAAAATAATCTGCTCTGCTGCCAGGTACATCACATACCACAAATGGATTCTGCTAAGCGCCTAGTTGGTTACTACCTAAAATCTTCCTTGTTTTTATCTCTGCATATAGTTAACCACGGTCAGTTGAGCAAAGATGCCTGGCCATCCATGCATGATGGTCACTACAGCACGACAGTTTGTGATGGTGCTCATGGTGGCTTACAGTGTGCAGACCATGATCTGTAGTTCTTTGCATGGAAACGAGACCGATCGGCTGTCGCTACTTGAATTCAAGAAGGGGGTCATGCTTGACCCACAACAAGCCTTGATGTCGTGGAACGATAGCACCCACT from Triticum urartu cultivar G1812 chromosome 3, Tu2.1, whole genome shotgun sequence encodes:
- the LOC125542249 gene encoding 60S ribosomal protein L9; translated protein: MKTILASETMEIPEEVTVKVSAKMISVTGPRGTLTRNFKHLNLDFQLQEGGRKLKVDAWFGTRKTMAAIRTAISHVQNLITGVTKGFRYKMRFVYAHFPINASITAANRGIEIRNFLGEKKVRKVDMLDGVTILRSEKVKDEIVLDGNDIELVSRSAALINQKCHVKNKDIRKFLDGIYVSDKGAIKEE